In the genome of Fusobacterium necrogenes, one region contains:
- a CDS encoding DUF6173 family protein, translating to MGKPKMLVRKKLRKEVLEQIENFPVNLPRDYNMADWKFEKLIEQVKDFEEDLDDDHEVAIKLASFGSAVIMYVVTMGYQNPDMLYFYGFVDGQPAQLIQHMSQLNFLITSVEKIDKDKPARRIGFALPTLDKIEEKIEESK from the coding sequence ATGGGTAAACCAAAAATGTTAGTAAGAAAAAAATTGAGAAAGGAAGTACTTGAGCAAATAGAAAATTTTCCAGTAAATTTACCAAGAGATTATAATATGGCGGATTGGAAATTTGAAAAGTTAATAGAACAGGTCAAAGATTTTGAAGAAGACTTAGATGATGATCATGAAGTAGCTATAAAATTAGCTTCATTTGGATCAGCTGTTATTATGTATGTAGTTACTATGGGATATCAAAATCCTGATATGCTTTATTTTTATGGTTTTGTAGATGGACAACCAGCTCAGCTTATCCAACATATGAGCCAACTTAATTTTTTAATTACTTCAGTAGAAAAGATAGATAAGGATAAACCAGCTAGACGTATTGGTTTTGCTCTTCCGACCTTAGATAAGATAGAGGAGAAAATTGAAGAGAGTAAATAA
- a CDS encoding M16 family metallopeptidase, with product MKFLKKMKFLFLLLIFSVTLFAQKLQNSENLISGKLQNGIHYYIYKNKKPENKAILNLVVKTGSLMEDDKEQGIAHFLEHMAFNGTTKFEKNEMIKYLQSIGLNFGADLNAYTSFDRTVYKLLVPTSPKELEDGIEVLREWSTEITLDSEEIESEKKIVIEEWRLRQGLTQRLGDVQKKALFEGSRYYDRFPIGLPKIINGADQDLVKRFYEKWYQPENISIIAVGDFDTNQVEAYIHKYFNYSTTKKAEVPKEYELKDLKNKYITFSDDEITYNMFSITKILDRNIVKDESSMKKYIIDQLLFNILNTRLANLQKNGDTPFLQSLVYKYDISNSRDILTSATIIKQDRLEEGITLFNQFFNSSLKNGINNFELELEKENLINSYKNMLANKDSITHDTYADSLVEYVMSKESFMDIEQEFSIYSKLINKITTKDLEKRLKKIFKKNSLYFLTTNTKQNKINDEELEKLIKNSKKMEENFDFSLKPVVLPPLKVNEGEFIKEKNDNYTLSNGIKVYTKKTDFDNDKIYIKFFKKEGNSNDDFSSFINSSVATSIIEESGASILEPKDVETFMKGKNFSLSSYINDYEQGFLITTDRKNYEIALEYMNYLIYEPKVDPTILNNTIAELKESITNRNNSPKTLYNDEINKIYSGNNPRRVPLSLRDIELITSEKILTEYKNKFNNFSKYNLIIVGSFDQNNLEKSLKKYFASLPGAEDTTKVKSLNLNIPKGIVKKDVVKGIDKKATVTLIFPYNSQYGYEEKTLYNGFSEILDIALIEDIREKIGGVYSISSRISLSPNNYGEDKMVIYYSCDIPRIDEIKEAIFQTLERLLYKNIDIEKINSVIKNYELSYETELKKNSFWFNYLYQDITIPNYKLATPSEYKELMTEKNLQKVARDAINLKNYIDVTLIPEKTEL from the coding sequence ATGAAATTCCTAAAAAAAATGAAATTTTTGTTTTTACTTTTAATTTTCTCTGTTACCCTATTTGCTCAAAAATTACAAAATAGTGAAAATCTAATAAGTGGAAAATTACAAAATGGAATACACTACTATATCTATAAAAATAAAAAACCTGAAAACAAGGCTATACTCAATCTCGTAGTTAAAACTGGCTCTCTTATGGAAGATGATAAAGAGCAAGGAATAGCTCATTTTTTAGAACACATGGCTTTCAATGGAACCACTAAGTTTGAAAAAAATGAAATGATTAAATATCTTCAATCTATTGGTCTAAATTTTGGCGCAGATTTAAATGCCTATACATCTTTTGATAGAACTGTATATAAACTACTTGTACCTACTAGTCCAAAAGAGTTAGAAGATGGAATAGAAGTTTTAAGAGAATGGTCTACTGAAATCACACTAGATTCTGAAGAAATAGAAAGTGAGAAAAAAATTGTGATTGAAGAATGGAGACTTAGACAAGGTTTAACTCAAAGGCTTGGAGATGTTCAAAAAAAAGCTTTATTTGAAGGTTCAAGATACTATGATAGATTTCCTATAGGACTTCCAAAAATAATAAATGGAGCCGACCAAGACTTAGTAAAACGTTTTTATGAAAAATGGTATCAACCAGAAAATATATCTATTATAGCTGTTGGTGACTTTGATACTAATCAAGTAGAAGCTTATATCCATAAGTATTTTAACTATTCTACGACTAAAAAAGCTGAAGTACCAAAGGAATATGAGCTTAAAGATTTAAAAAATAAGTATATAACTTTTTCAGACGATGAAATAACATATAATATGTTTTCAATTACTAAAATTTTAGATAGAAATATTGTAAAAGATGAAAGTTCTATGAAAAAATATATAATAGATCAACTTCTTTTTAATATACTTAATACAAGACTTGCTAATCTACAAAAAAATGGAGATACTCCTTTTCTACAGTCACTTGTATATAAGTATGATATTAGTAATTCTAGAGATATTCTTACTTCTGCAACTATTATAAAACAAGATCGATTAGAAGAAGGAATAACTCTTTTTAACCAATTTTTTAATTCATCATTAAAAAATGGTATCAATAATTTTGAATTAGAACTTGAAAAAGAAAATTTAATCAATAGCTATAAGAACATGTTAGCAAATAAAGATAGTATCACTCATGATACTTATGCTGATTCTTTAGTAGAATATGTAATGTCTAAAGAAAGTTTTATGGATATTGAACAAGAATTCTCTATCTATTCAAAACTTATAAACAAAATCACTACAAAAGATTTAGAAAAAAGATTAAAAAAAATCTTTAAAAAAAATTCACTCTATTTTTTAACAACTAATACAAAACAGAATAAAATTAATGATGAAGAATTAGAAAAACTTATAAAAAATAGTAAAAAAATGGAAGAAAACTTTGATTTTTCTCTTAAACCTGTAGTGCTTCCACCACTTAAAGTAAATGAAGGAGAATTTATAAAAGAAAAAAATGATAATTATACTCTTTCTAATGGAATAAAAGTTTATACAAAAAAAACTGACTTTGATAATGATAAAATATACATTAAATTTTTTAAAAAAGAAGGAAATTCTAATGATGATTTTTCTTCATTCATAAACTCATCTGTAGCAACTTCAATAATTGAAGAATCTGGTGCTAGTATCTTAGAACCAAAAGATGTAGAAACTTTTATGAAAGGAAAGAACTTTTCTCTTTCTTCATATATCAATGACTATGAACAAGGATTTTTAATTACAACAGATAGAAAAAATTATGAAATAGCTCTAGAATATATGAATTATCTAATTTATGAACCAAAAGTTGACCCTACAATTCTTAATAATACTATTGCAGAGTTAAAAGAAAGTATAACTAATAGAAATAACTCTCCAAAAACTTTATACAATGATGAAATTAATAAAATTTATAGTGGAAATAATCCCAGAAGAGTTCCTCTTTCATTAAGAGATATCGAATTGATTACTTCTGAAAAAATCTTAACTGAATATAAAAATAAATTTAATAATTTTTCTAAATATAATTTAATAATAGTTGGATCTTTTGATCAAAATAACTTAGAAAAAAGCCTAAAAAAATACTTTGCATCTTTACCTGGGGCTGAGGATACAACAAAAGTAAAGTCATTAAATTTAAATATTCCAAAAGGAATTGTAAAAAAAGATGTAGTAAAAGGTATAGATAAAAAAGCTACAGTTACTCTTATTTTCCCTTATAACTCTCAATATGGATATGAAGAAAAAACTCTTTATAATGGTTTTTCTGAAATTTTAGATATTGCGCTTATAGAAGATATTAGAGAAAAGATTGGAGGTGTTTACTCTATCTCTTCTAGAATTTCACTTTCTCCTAATAATTATGGAGAGGATAAAATGGTAATTTACTATAGCTGTGATATCCCTAGAATTGATGAGATTAAAGAGGCTATCTTTCAAACATTAGAAAGATTACTTTATAAAAATATTGATATAGAAAAAATTAATAGTGTTATAAAAAATTATGAACTATCATATGAGACAGAGTTAAAGAAAAATAGCTTTTGGTTTAACTATTTATATCAAGATATAACTATTCCTAACTATAAATTAGCTACTCCTAGTGAATATAAAGAACTTATGACTGAAAAAAATCTACAAAAAGTAGCAAGAGATGCTATTAATCTTAAAAATTATATAGATGTTACACTAATACCTGAAAAAACAGAGTTATAA
- a CDS encoding DUF1904 domain-containing protein has translation MPHLKIRGIPKQPIIENSKELIDGLTEIVKCDRTWFTIEHIDTEYIFDGRIVEGYTFVELFWFERTPEVKKQVADFITKFIKKINGNKDCCVIFFPLQGENYCDNGKFF, from the coding sequence ATGCCACATTTAAAAATTAGAGGAATACCTAAACAGCCAATTATTGAAAATAGTAAGGAACTTATAGATGGACTTACTGAAATCGTAAAATGTGACAGAACTTGGTTTACTATTGAGCATATTGATACTGAATATATTTTTGATGGAAGGATTGTAGAGGGGTATACTTTTGTTGAACTATTCTGGTTTGAAAGAACTCCAGAAGTTAAAAAACAAGTTGCTGACTTCATTACAAAATTTATTAAAAAAATCAATGGAAACAAAGATTGTTGTGTAATTTTCTTTCCACTTCAAGGAGAAAACTACTGCGACAATGGAAAGTTTTTCTAA
- a CDS encoding O-methyltransferase, giving the protein MLEELKEANEYIISKIKENDELILEMEKYANEYNVPIVTKEVAEYLKFIVKSNGIKNILEVGTAIGYSGILMAKEIEKNDGKLYTIEIDEARYNLAQENFKKSGLNNIVSIKGDAVEEIKKIDEKFDFVFIDASKGHYMEFFEDSYKLLNKDGIIFIDNIMFRGYLYKEYPKRFKTIVRRLNEFIEYLYSRDGGEFVLLPFGDGIGLFRKK; this is encoded by the coding sequence ATGTTAGAAGAATTAAAAGAAGCAAATGAATATATAATAAGCAAGATAAAAGAGAATGATGAATTAATACTTGAGATGGAAAAATATGCTAATGAGTATAATGTTCCAATAGTTACTAAAGAGGTAGCTGAATATCTTAAATTTATAGTAAAAAGTAATGGGATAAAAAATATATTAGAAGTAGGAACAGCTATTGGTTATTCAGGAATATTAATGGCTAAAGAGATAGAAAAAAATGATGGAAAGCTTTATACAATAGAGATAGATGAAGCAAGATATAATTTAGCTCAAGAGAATTTTAAAAAGTCTGGATTAAATAATATTGTATCTATAAAAGGAGATGCAGTAGAAGAGATTAAAAAAATAGATGAAAAATTTGATTTTGTCTTTATTGATGCTTCTAAGGGACACTATATGGAATTTTTTGAAGATTCATATAAATTGTTAAATAAAGATGGAATAATATTTATTGATAATATTATGTTTAGAGGATATCTATATAAAGAGTATCCGAAGAGATTTAAAACAATAGTAAGAAGGCTAAATGAGTTTATTGAGTATCTATATTCAAGAGATGGAGGAGAGTTTGTACTTCTTCCTTTTGGAGATGGAATAGGGTTATTTAGAAAAAAATAA
- the udk gene encoding uridine kinase, translating to MKDCILVGVAGGSGSGKTTVANNLVKTFRAEDAVLVEQDAYYRELVNMSFEERATVNFDHPDSIEFELLKEHLISLKNKRAIDRPIYDFTTHSRKEGVIKINPSKIVIVEGILIFAVPEIRELFDMKIFVDTDADEMILRRIERDMNERGRSFASIKNQYLTTVKPMFLEFCESSKRYADIIIPRGGENKIAIDMVVSTLKRYLNQEK from the coding sequence ATGAAAGATTGTATTTTAGTTGGTGTAGCAGGTGGAAGTGGAAGTGGAAAGACAACTGTTGCAAACAACTTAGTAAAAACATTTAGAGCTGAAGATGCTGTTTTAGTTGAACAAGATGCTTATTATAGAGAACTTGTAAATATGAGCTTTGAGGAGAGAGCTACGGTCAATTTCGATCATCCTGATTCAATAGAGTTTGAACTTTTAAAAGAGCATTTAATTTCTTTGAAAAATAAAAGAGCTATTGATAGACCTATATACGATTTTACAACTCATTCAAGAAAAGAAGGAGTAATAAAGATAAATCCATCTAAAATAGTTATTGTAGAAGGAATATTGATTTTTGCTGTACCAGAAATAAGAGAATTATTTGATATGAAAATATTTGTTGATACAGATGCTGATGAAATGATACTTAGAAGAATAGAAAGAGACATGAATGAAAGAGGGAGAAGTTTTGCATCGATAAAAAATCAGTATCTTACTACTGTAAAACCTATGTTTTTAGAGTTTTGTGAATCTAGTAAACGTTATGCTGACATAATTATTCCTAGAGGTGGAGAAAATAAGATAGCTATTGACATGGTAGTTAGTACATTAAAAAGATATTTAAATCAAGAAAAATAG
- a CDS encoding aminopeptidase produces MDKQIENYVELAIRKGINIQKGQILIINSPVETYDFSRKLAEKAYELGASEVVIHWSDEVCTKYRYLYGKEEIFDIFPDWQRESIEYYRKKGAAFISVYSSDPDILKDVDKERVARYQKVRSLALKEHYNEMMGNSNQWCVISVPTKAWAKKIFPELEEEAAILEMWKLILKIVRADKENPILEWEKHLNRLKRRIDYLNNKKFKKLIYKNSFGTNLEIGLPEGHRWISGGEKSKAGIDFVANIPTEEIFTMPHREKVNGTVVSSKPFIYAGNIIDDFSFIFKDGKIVEYSAKIGKEILGNLLDMDEGARYLGEVALVEYDSPISKSEKIFYNTLFDENASCHLALGSAYPICIENSNEQSEQELKARGVNNSLIHEDFMIGTSDMEIIGVDVDGKEIILMKNGNFLFDPTLS; encoded by the coding sequence ATGGATAAACAGATTGAAAATTATGTAGAACTTGCTATTAGAAAAGGAATTAATATTCAAAAAGGACAGATTTTAATAATTAATTCTCCAGTAGAAACTTATGATTTTAGTAGAAAATTAGCTGAAAAAGCATACGAGTTAGGAGCTAGTGAAGTGGTAATTCACTGGAGTGATGAAGTATGTACAAAATATAGATATCTTTATGGAAAAGAAGAGATATTTGATATTTTTCCAGATTGGCAAAGAGAATCTATTGAATATTATAGAAAGAAAGGAGCAGCTTTTATAAGTGTGTATTCATCAGATCCAGATATATTAAAAGATGTAGATAAAGAAAGAGTTGCTAGATATCAAAAAGTTAGAAGTTTAGCACTAAAAGAGCATTATAATGAAATGATGGGGAATAGTAATCAGTGGTGTGTGATATCTGTACCAACAAAGGCTTGGGCAAAAAAAATTTTTCCAGAGTTAGAAGAAGAAGCTGCTATTTTAGAAATGTGGAAACTTATTTTAAAAATAGTAAGAGCTGATAAAGAGAACCCTATATTAGAATGGGAAAAACATTTAAATAGGTTAAAAAGAAGAATAGATTATTTAAATAATAAAAAATTTAAAAAACTTATTTATAAAAACTCTTTTGGAACCAATCTTGAGATAGGTTTACCTGAGGGACATAGATGGATAAGTGGAGGAGAAAAATCTAAGGCTGGAATAGATTTTGTAGCTAATATTCCAACAGAAGAGATTTTTACTATGCCACATAGAGAAAAAGTAAATGGAACTGTAGTTAGTAGTAAACCATTTATATATGCTGGAAATATAATTGATGATTTTTCTTTCATATTTAAAGATGGGAAGATAGTGGAATATTCTGCTAAGATAGGAAAAGAGATCTTAGGTAATCTCTTAGATATGGATGAAGGAGCTCGATATTTAGGGGAAGTAGCTTTAGTAGAATATGATTCTCCTATATCTAAATCAGAGAAGATTTTTTATAATACTCTTTTTGATGAAAATGCTTCTTGCCATTTAGCACTAGGATCTGCCTATCCAATTTGTATAGAAAACTCAAATGAGCAATCTGAACAAGAGTTAAAAGCTAGAGGAGTTAATAATTCTCTTATTCATGAGGATTTTATGATAGGAACAAGTGATATGGAAATTATTGGGGTAGATGTTGATGGAAAGGAAATTATCCTCATGAAGAATGGAAATTTTTTATTTGATCCAACTTTATCTTAA
- a CDS encoding esterase/lipase family protein, with the protein MSFRIVLIHGFNKSYRDMKPLQENLELLGYRVENLNFPLTFPDIKFSENMLKEFLLDLKYGGLNEKEEIILIGYGLGGKLIERTLRDVEVKGIVDKIILISAPLKDSVIHRRLKRIFPILDNIFKPLRILSKKSSFKLDESIEVGVIIGTEPCGVFSRWLGEESDGVVNFRECIYEGAKEILKIPLVHNEIHKKMGTAKYINNFIAKGVFRIE; encoded by the coding sequence ATGAGTTTTAGAATAGTTTTAATACATGGTTTTAATAAAAGCTATAGAGATATGAAACCTCTTCAGGAAAATCTTGAATTACTTGGGTATAGAGTTGAAAATTTAAATTTTCCTTTGACTTTTCCAGATATAAAGTTTTCTGAAAATATGCTAAAAGAGTTTCTTTTAGATTTAAAATATGGTGGACTCAATGAAAAGGAAGAGATAATTTTAATTGGATATGGATTAGGAGGAAAACTTATAGAGAGAACTTTAAGAGATGTTGAGGTAAAAGGAATAGTAGATAAAATTATTCTTATTTCTGCTCCACTCAAAGATTCAGTGATTCATAGAAGATTAAAAAGAATTTTTCCTATTTTAGATAATATTTTTAAACCTTTACGTATATTGAGTAAAAAGAGCTCTTTTAAATTAGATGAATCCATTGAAGTGGGAGTAATAATAGGAACAGAGCCATGTGGAGTTTTTTCTAGATGGTTAGGAGAAGAGAGTGATGGCGTTGTAAATTTTAGGGAATGTATATATGAAGGAGCTAAAGAAATACTTAAAATCCCACTTGTTCATAATGAGATTCATAAAAAAATGGGAACAGCAAAATATATAAATAATTTTATTGCTAAAGGTGTATTTAGAATAGAGTAA
- the rsmB gene encoding 16S rRNA (cytosine(967)-C(5))-methyltransferase RsmB, with amino-acid sequence MNIKARVINLIKEVENGKYSNIVLNEYFRDNNLSKKERGFITELFYGVIRNKIFLDYEIDKRTTTIKKDWIRNILRISMYQISFMNSDDKGVIWEATELAKKKFSVPVGKFINGVLRSYQREWQEDVKELKESGKNYIYLSYPEWFYNKLVSEYGEEEGELFLQSLKKTPYISFRVNKLKYSCEEFEKLLQEKKIDIIKKVDSVYYVDSGILLYSDEFRDGKIIVQDASSYLSARNLNPKPDESVLDTCSAPGGKTAVLGELMENRGELLALDIYPHKLKLIEENCHKCGVDIVRTVKMDARKLKEQGKKFDKILVDAPCSGYGVLRKKPEAIYNKNSENVEELAKLQFEILESASQVLKDNGELVYSTCTILKEENGENIKKFLEKYPNFKTVELYIPENVNGSYDNVGGFTVDYKEDILDGFYIVKLKKNKEKG; translated from the coding sequence ATGAATATAAAAGCTAGAGTTATTAACTTAATTAAAGAGGTAGAAAATGGAAAATATTCTAATATAGTCTTAAATGAATATTTTAGAGATAATAATCTCTCTAAAAAAGAAAGGGGTTTTATAACTGAGCTTTTTTATGGAGTGATTAGAAATAAAATATTTCTTGACTATGAGATAGACAAAAGAACTACTACTATAAAAAAAGATTGGATAAGAAATATTTTGAGAATATCTATGTATCAAATAAGCTTTATGAATAGTGATGATAAAGGAGTTATCTGGGAAGCCACAGAGCTTGCTAAGAAAAAATTTAGTGTTCCAGTTGGGAAATTTATCAATGGAGTATTAAGAAGCTATCAGAGAGAATGGCAAGAAGATGTCAAAGAGCTAAAAGAAAGTGGGAAAAATTATATATATCTTTCATATCCAGAATGGTTTTATAATAAACTTGTTTCTGAGTATGGGGAAGAGGAGGGAGAGTTATTTTTACAATCTCTAAAAAAAACTCCCTATATCAGTTTTAGAGTTAATAAATTAAAATATAGCTGTGAAGAGTTTGAGAAACTATTACAGGAGAAAAAAATTGACATAATAAAAAAAGTGGATAGTGTATACTATGTAGATTCTGGAATATTATTGTATAGTGATGAATTTAGAGATGGAAAAATAATAGTACAAGATGCCTCATCATATCTATCAGCTAGAAATTTAAATCCAAAACCTGATGAGTCAGTATTAGATACTTGTAGTGCTCCAGGTGGAAAGACTGCTGTACTTGGAGAGCTTATGGAGAATAGAGGAGAACTATTAGCTCTAGACATATATCCACATAAATTAAAATTAATAGAAGAAAACTGTCATAAATGTGGTGTAGATATTGTTAGAACTGTAAAGATGGACGCTAGAAAATTAAAGGAGCAAGGAAAAAAATTTGATAAGATATTAGTAGATGCTCCATGTAGTGGTTATGGTGTACTTAGAAAAAAACCAGAGGCTATCTACAATAAAAATTCTGAAAATGTAGAGGAGTTAGCTAAACTTCAGTTTGAAATTTTAGAATCAGCTTCTCAAGTTTTAAAAGATAATGGAGAATTGGTGTATAGTACTTGTACTATTTTAAAAGAGGAGAATGGAGAAAATATTAAAAAGTTTTTAGAAAAATATCCAAACTTTAAAACAGTAGAGCTGTATATTCCTGAAAATGTAAATGGAAGCTATGATAATGTAGGTGGGTTTACTGTGGATTATAAAGAGGATATTTTAGATGGATTTTATATAGTAAAACTTAAAAAAAATAAAGAGAAAGGATAG